The Alnus glutinosa chromosome 1, dhAlnGlut1.1, whole genome shotgun sequence region tttttttgacatattttaagaacttttgaatttattttaatatttatagtGAGCTATTTGTAAATCAAATaaactattttaatttttatatttttctcttaaaaaaaaaaagctcaaaacaGGCCCAAAGTTTCCAAGCTGTGACCAGTCACAGAGTAATCATCGGAACGACGAGGGCTCACGTCGTCTACAAGACCACGATCACTACTCACTGCTCACTGTTAGAAGAACGGTCTCGGAAAAGCAGTTTACCACCGTCGTTGGCATTCCTTCTAATACATAACTTTTCCTCCCATCGGAATATACCAGGGATTTGTCAAAGATACTTGAAGGGAATTGGCTTTACCTCAggtgaatttttcatttttcattactGATCTCtcctaaagaaaaatgaatgaacGGACAAGATTGCTTCAAGtgaacaaaataagcaattttttttttccctttaatcTTGTAATCTTGTCCGTTcattttttaccaagagattttcagtgaaaatttCACTGAAGGTAAAACTTAGAATCTAGAATGAATGAATGAACTCCTTAATTAGAACAGAACCTCCTTAATTAATTTCTGAATACAGATAAGAGCTTAATTAGAACAGAACCTCCTTAATCTAGTATTAAATTAGATTTAATAACTAATCGAATTCAGAAATGCTATCAATTGGCTAACGGGGGGTTGTAATCATGGCCTGATCGGAGAAGTGTGAAGTATTTACTATAGAGAAGTAAATATTAGCATGAAAATAGATTCTCTACAGCCAATCGAGATAGTCAGATAGAAAGAACCAGAAAACTAGAAAGAaggataaattaattaattatttttttttttttgaaaaaaaatgaagttcaAAACCTAGCTTGGCCATCTCTAAAGCCCAAAACACAAGATCCATGACGGAAAAGGTGGCACCACCGGCGAAGCCTCTCTCCCCGCAAGACTGGGAGAGCCTCATCGATGACTTCCAGTACGGTGGTCCTCGCCGGAACAAATGGAGCTCCCTCTACCCTGTCCCCTCCCTCCTCGAACTCGCCCTCTCCTCCATCCTCAAAAGGGACTTCCCTCTCAAGCTCCACCTCCTTCTTTTCCTCGAAGAATTCTGCGACGCGCTATTCATCTCCCAGGAGCCCCAATTCCTGGACCGCCTCCTTGAGGCCCTCCGTCTCATCGTCCAATCCCCCCTCGACGGGACTCACATAACCTTCACTCTCAAAGACCAAATGCTCGTCTCCACCACCTCCATTTTCATCACCCTCGACGTGTTTCACAGATTTGGCATTCGCTACACCGAGACCTTGGTCGAATTGTTGTTGATCATCGTCAACCGCCCCAACCACGGCGCCGACCGCCAGACACGCGCCGTTGCCTGCGAGTGCTTGAGAGAATTGGAGCGATTCCACCCCTGTTTGCTCTCCGATATCGCCGGACACCTGTGGAGCCTCTGCCAAAACGAGCGGACCCACGCGTCGCAGAGCTACATTCTATTGTTCACTTGGGTGATACACAACATCGTGACTAACAAGTCCAGCGTTTCGATCCTCAACACCTCGCTTCCTTTGGTTCCCTTCAATGTGCCGCAATCGCTGCTCTTGGACGGTTCTTCGAACTCCGCGAACACGGGGTTGAACTACAAGGAGCTGAGGAGGGCGATGGCGTTCTTGCTGGAATCGCCGCAGGTTTTGACGCCGTGCGGGATGGCGGAGTTCATGGCGATGATGACGCCGGTGGCGGTGGCGTTGGATCTCCAGGCCTCCATGTTGAAGGTGCAGTTCTTCGGGATGCTCTGTTCCTATGATCCGATGCTGTGCCATGTAGTTTTGATGCTGTATTTGCAGTTCTCGGATGCCTTCGATGGGCAAGAGGGCGAGATTGCCGGCCGGCTCTTGTTGATTTCGAGACAAGTGCAGCACAATTTGGTCTTCCGGTTGCTCGCTCTTCATTGGTTGATGGGTTTCAATCAACTGATTTCCAGCAGAGAGGTTAACAAAAAGAAGGCTATGGTCGTCGAGATGGGGTTGAGCTTCTATCCCAGAGTGTTTGATCCGCTAGCATTGAAGGCTTTGAAGCTGGACTTGCTTGCTTTCTGCGCGGTATGTATGGAGAGCTTGACATCGGAGATTGCTTCGGACGCGGGGAAGTCTGGGGAGAAGCTGTTTGGAGATGGTATTGTGTCTGTGTCAGCTTTTCAGTGGTTGCCGCCGGCGAGCACGGAAACCGCGGTGGCGTTCCGCGCCTTCCGTAAGTTTTTGATAGGTGGGTCGTCTCATTCTGACGCCGATCCTTCCACCACTGGAATTCTCATGGAGTCCACCATCTTCAATACTTTACAGGTATTTTGCAggttttctttccattttcttttctcaccTCGATATAACAATTGGTTACTATTTCATGGGAGTCAGAAAAAACATTAATAcatatttgaaaaaacaaaagaatactctgtttctttttttgataagtaaatattTTTTGGGGTGAGAGACGCTCACAGACTGTTTCTTTCGATGCAAATATGTCATAAACTACAAATAGACtctgttgtttctttttctttcttcatttctcaTCATAACATGTGGACTCTTTGGTTTCAAATATATGCAACTCTTTCCGAACAAATATCTTCTACTTTTTAATGTAGTACCAAAACCTTCAAGTTTAATAAGGAGATACCTTTTGCTAAACAGATGAAGACACTACGAAGAATGTCAAACAGATTTGATTAGAACGCATTTGGAGATAATTTGACGTTCTATGCAATCTTTTCCGCTTCTTGTATTTGACTAGCTGAAGTGGCTAAGGGTGATGACGAATAGGGACAAAATATTCGATGCCATATTATATGGTCAACCTAAGAATAGATTGAGAAAAAACAGGCAGTGGCTGGGAATAGGATTAACTCACATATGTAAATCCAACCATATTTGTGGAAATCAATGATATTCTCTTGATCTTGTTATGATAAAAAAGGACGTGTggcgtcccacatcgcttgggaaaTGTCAGAGCATGCACTCTCTAAATAGTATGCTGCCTTTTAGGGCAAAACCCAAGAACAAAACCGTGCAGACTTGGCCCAAAGTGGACAATATCATACCACTTGGAGCGGGCTGTTatatatggtattagagctggagcccagcctgagatggggggagcgtgcacaagcccatgaagGTTGCCAACGGGGACGCGGGGCttaagagggggtgattgtggcgtctcacatcgcctgggtGTGGGAAaggagatgtgcttatatagaGTATGCTCTCTCTAAATGGTATGAGGCCTTTTGAGGTAAAAACCAAGAACAAAACCGTGCGCACTTGGCccaaagcggacaatattataCCACTTGGAGCGGGTTGTTACATGCTGCATAAGCAGGATTCACATTATCagctccaaatatatatattttttttgataggtaatcaaGCAAATAGTTATCAACTCCAAATATTTGAGGTTATACCATGTTAATGGAGTTGCACTTGTGGTATTTTCCAAATATGTCCTCATGTGCCTGTGGTGAGCTTAGGGTTTGGAGAATTGTGGATCTaggatttagatttttttttttaacaaaaaaggtTTAGGGTTCAAAGATTGTGCACAGTTTTGAAATGATGGTTGGTAAGGCAAGAGCATTATTTCGATTACCAGAAAATTCTGGACAACGACTGAGTTTTAGAATTTTGTGATTCCTTTGATTTGTTATATGGTGGTTATTTGGTCGGGAAAGTATGCGGGATAGGCAAGGAGAAAGGCTTAATTTATGGTTGCAAAAGGGTTTTGAGGACTATGAGAGGACTTTAGAGGAGATTAagtcatttttcttcaaaattttgtatCTTTGAACAACTGTTTATGTTTCTCCTTTAACAATTAGttatagtgatttttttattctttttgctcCTTTTAGTTAGGTACTTcctcttgtatattttttgtgtACTTAAGAGTGTCTTTACGCTTTTACTGATATTTGCTGTTtacttattaaaagaaaaaaaaaattgttgttgcaAAAGGGGGAAGACAAGAAAAGAAGTTGCAACTGTTCAGGGGCTGCGTGGCCAGTGGAGGAGAAGATAGATCGTTGCTTGATGCTCCTTTGGTGGTTGAGTTTGCGGGTGATGTCCAACCTTTCTCTCCTTTGGAGTGGTCTCTGTTATGTTCCACGGTGGGGTTTGGGTCCAAGGGGAAAGAGGATAAGACTGtggctttcctctctgcccttgatgaggagCATATTCGAGAGGATAAGCTTGTGGGTTGagagctttaggggcttaggggttTAGATTGTTTTGTGGGATGTTGTTTGGGGCGGGTCGGTGTTAAGGTGTTTGTTTCTCGTATACTTTGTGTGTACTAGGGGGGCCTTGccctgttatttataaaatttgcacTTATAAAAAAAGTCTTCGAATTGTTTGAGTACAATGAAGCATACTGATATAGattaagtaatgctataagtcATCCCATTATtcctcccccctcccccccctctCCAATCTCTCCAAAACTTATGTGGCGTTGTCTCCCAACCAAAAAATCAATTGCCATGCACCAAATGCTATGGGGGACCACCCCACATAAACTTTGGGGGAATGAGGAATAATGGGGTGATGTATATCATTACTTGATATACTGATATAGGCTCATTAACTCAAACTTAACCTACTACAGTTAGGTCTCCCAATTTGAGTACTAACAAATTCCTAgtaaaattcaataaaagaCTTCTAACACTATTAGATATTCTATAATGTTCTAAACCAAACATGATTAAGAAATTAAttccaaaaatgaaattatgCGAAGGAATTTTTCGTAATTCAGATTTGTCTTGCACATAAAATTCCAATAGCTCACGAACTAATGACCTCatttaaaaaatctttttcaacCCTAGCACATTTATAGTATAAGCTTCAGAAGCATATCTACGTTGCTTTAATCTGACTTGCGTGATGACCCCACACATCAGAAGTCTTAAGCTGCCGAAACTGAAAATCACTCTAAATATAGCAACTTGACTTGTATTGCTTGGTTGCAATGCTCTCCCCTGGTTTGAGGAAACTCAACCTCATGGTTTTACATGTTGAAGTATAAAATCCTAGAATTGGAGCTTGTCAAAGTTCCCTTTATTTTTGGAAGCAACAAGGTTAATGCCAAAGagtctcattttttttcttcccactCTTTAAATTCTATTGGAATGATGaaaaaatttacttatcaaatttttttttttacttataaaaaaaatgaaatcaatgACTGGAACAGTTTTGTATTTAAATCCTTTCTTGAATTGATTTATGGCAGCAAGATCAACCCTATTGTTTTCCTTGGTTCTTTACTTGTTGACATTTGGTGTTGCGCTCATCTTGTGCCTTCATGTTTACATCGCTTTTGCTACGCATTCTTTAGTTTCCTTTTAGCCTCAATATTTCTCGCAAATTTTCTTGCGCGTCTTTTGAATCCACCACTTCAACATCTTTATcatcttcttgttcttttctgtAGCTGAGAATTCAACTTCTAAAGTCAATTGGGGCATGTGGGCTGAAGTTTGATCTTAGTTTCAAGATTATATGCCTTGATTAGTGGTGAAATTGTCAGCTCTATGGGTATCTAAAGTAGCATCTAAAGATGCCAACCATTTCCTCATAGAATTTGGCTTTTGCTTCTCAATCTAGAGCTCTTTGGGACTTTTGCTAATTCCTCTCTCTTTCAGTGAAAAATTACAATGTGCATCACAATGATTTGTCCTATCTTGAGGCTAGATAGAAGAACAAGATCCACAATAATGTTCTTCCAAGTAACTTCACCATATGCTCATGACCATAACGCATTCTCCATCCTTGAAGCCTTTGATCTTTAAGACACATGAAGTTTCAGTTTGTAACATTCGAATTGAACAGTAGCATGGAGAGCTTCATCACCACACTTAGCTGTAAGTGGAGCAGTTCATTCAAGAGAACCGTGTCATCGACTATTTCAATTTCTACATCCTGGATTTGTTTCCAGTGAAATGAGCCATCAAAACTAGAATGGCAAAAAGATAGGATCCTTCGCTTTAATGCAAAACTGACATAGGTCAGATTTGGAAAACCTGTCTACGTATGCTTATGGGGGCTTAGGATCAGGAGAATTTGTGTATCTagaatttagaattttaaaagaaaggTTGTGGTACAAAGATTAACTAGggttgtatactttttgtgtacttaGAAGtgtcttacgcttttaatgatatatgtcgattaataataaataaaaaagattaagtAGGTTTCCGAAATGATGGTCAATAAGGTAAGAGTCACTGTTTCATGAACGAAACAGGTAGCTAGAAGGTTGGACAGCGTCTATTTTTGGCAATTTAGGGTTGGTTTTATAGGATACTTGCTGGCTATTTTGTAGGGAAAATCTGtggggttttagggttttgataGGTCAAGAGAGGGGCTCAACTTGGGATTGTAAAAGAGGgaagaaaagataaaagtttGTGACTGGTTAGGGGCTGTGAACTGTATCCATGAAGAGTATCAGCGTGAATAAGATGAAGACGGCCCTAGGCATCTTTCCTTAACACTCAAATGTATATCACATGTTCAAGTCTCTGATTCTTTGAGTGCAATGAAGCATAAAGTACTTACctaatttaaaaattgtttttaactCTCTGACATTGATAATATAAGGTTCAAAAGCATATAGATCTTACGTCAATCGGACTTTCCATGATGACCCTACACATGAAAAGTTCTTAAGCTGCCAAAACTGAAATCACTGTAAAGACAGTAACTTGACTCTTATTCGATGGCTGCATCAACGGGTGATATGTCTCTCAGCTTCTTGAAGTTGCCCACAAGTATTCAATTTGCTAGCTGCACTTGTCAGTATGACAATATAATAGTGCCAATCTGCACTCTGTTTCATTCTACAAATATCAAGTAGCTtggattactttttttttttttttttttttgtaatatcatGTATAGCCAACACTCTAAGCATTTTTCAGTTTGTAATATCATGGAATcttgtgttttgttgtttgttcaGCCATTGGACCTCTATTCTTATGTTTCGACTTCTATTTTCCAGAAAATGCTAGTGGAGATGATCTTGGAGCATCAAAGATTGGTTCCAGAGATTGTTGCTTTTATTGACCGCTTGTTGGGCTGTCAAAAACACTGTTGGTTGGGAGAACGCTTGCTTCAGACATTGGATGAGAATTTGCTTCCAAAAGTCTTAATTGATTATAAATTGATTTCTTGCTTCCCAATATTTGATAGAATCGCTGCAAATAATACAATACCTCCAAGTGGATTGTTAGAGCTGCTGACCAAATTCATGGTTTTCCTTGTTGAGAAACATGGCTCAGACACAGGACTAAAATCTTGGTCTCAGGGAAGTAAAGTTCTTGGTGTCTGTCGAACCATGCTGATGCACCACCATAGCTCTAGATTGTTCCTTAGACTATCTCGCCTCCTTGCATTTACTTGCCTTTATTTTCCTGATTTGGAGGTTCGTGACAATGCGAGGTATGAGATAGAAAATCACTTCCTCCCATTCCCCAGTGAAAGAAAGATCTCCTTTACTTCTGTTTTACTTCTTCTATCGCATATGCAGTTTAACAAGCTTTTGTCAGCTATTTCTGTTGACTTATTCTAATTCTGATCAACCATGGCATTTTGCAGGATATATCTGCGGATGCTGATCTGTGTACCTGGAAAGAAGCTTAGAGATATGCTAAACATTGGGGAGCAACTCCTTGGCATTTCTCCTCCTCATTCCAGCTCATTTTTTAATATCCAGTCTCCTCGAACTTCTTACGATCTCAAGAAATCTAGGAACATCTCATCCTATGTTCACCTTGAGCGGATTATACCATTGCTTGTCAAACAATCTTGGTCCCTGTCCTTATCAACTTTGGGTGTCGGTAGTAATAAACCTGGTTACCTCGAGGACATCAGGGACAGTGAAGCCCCAGTTGAGGAAAGGGAGATTGATGGAAGTACTGATATTCAGATCCCAGAGACTGAAAGAACTGATCGACCACAGGAGCCATTGCGTGTGATGGATTCAAAGATTTCAGAGATCTTAGGAACCTTAAGAACGTATTTTTCTTGCATACCTGATTATAGACATTTGCCAGGGATTAAGGTTAGAATATCCTGCACTTTGAGATTTGAATCCGAGCCTTTCAATCGAATATCTGGAGTTGACTCTACTTCTAGTGGTTTGGATAGAGTGGATGCCCTTCCTGCTATGTATGcaactgtgcttaatttttcaTCCTCTGCCCCATACGGATCTATTCCATCATGTCACATACCTTTTCTTCTTGGTGAACCCCCGAGAAATGATATTGTTCTTGTAGAAGACGGTTCTGGAGAAGAGGAAAGTTTTAGGGCACCTGTAACAATTGAATTAGAACCGCGGGAACCAACACCTGGTCTGGTTGATGTTTTCATTGAAACAAATTCAGAAAATGGTCAGATTATTCGTGCTCAGCTTCATAGTATCACAATAGGAATAGAAGACATGTTTCTCCAGGCTATTGCTCCATTTGACATCCCCAAAGAGGCAATACCTGGTTATTACTCAGACTTGTTCAGTGCTCTCTGGGAGGCATGTGGTACTTCCAACATTGGCTGGGAGACCTTTCCACTAAAAGGAGGCAAAGGGGTTGCAGCCATTAGTGGGACACAATCAGTGAAGCTACTTGAAGTCCCTGCAACCTATTTGATTCAGGCTACTGAAAGGCACCTGGCTCACTTTGTTGTGAGTGTGATTGGTGAACCACTCAATAACATTGTGAAGGATGGGGGAATGATTAGAGACGTGATCTGGAAGGATGTGGCTTCAGAATCTTCCCTTGAAGCTAGCACCTCCATAACTGGTCTTGATCAAGCCCCACTTCATCTTACATACTTTGCTGGTGAAGATGAGAGGGAAAATCTTGTTAGTACCAACAAAAGAAATATGGGTTGCtttcttattttgatatttcTTCCACCAAGATTCCATCTTCTTTTCCAAATGGAAGTATGTGATGTTTCAACTTTAGTTCGGATTCGAACCGACCATTGGCCATGCTTAGCTTATATTGATGATTATTTGGAAGCCTTATTTTTGACCTAGCGGCAACTCTTTTCCATAATGAGTACTACTTCTGCTTCCCATCCCAATGCTCTCATTTGTTCCTGTTTACACTGCTTTGACATCATCAGCAGTTTGTTCCAACTTTCCGCTATATTGTTTCATgcagcaagaattttttttgttctttgcgTCCAGAGTAAGCTTCAAGCTTGTCTCCAATACCCCTGTAAAATGCAGGGGTACATTCTTTTTGTTCTTGTGTATTCGAACTTGTAAAAATGCGTTCTTTTTGGAAATCTTCCCCTAGGGCCAATCGCTAAGTTTGTAAATAAGAGGTAAGCTGATACATTTTTTGCAGTCAATGCAAGCTTTTATCATTTGTAAATCACATTGGGCTGAATTTTTTAGATGCCTCGACTCGTTATCCGGGTGCGCTAACGAATGCACCCGTTTTTGGTATCCTCCTATCCTATCTATTATAAACAGTTTAGGATTCTTAAGATCTTCAAAACTTGCCACCAGAgatttttttgttgatgatCTACTTTCCCACAAGGTGCCAATAGAACTGGATTGcctctttctttatttcattgTAAGAATCCTGTCTTACCACTATCTGCTGTATACATcgttttttaagttttggttGCTCTTGGTTCTCACGAGTCTTGTCTCAAGTTTTGGCCATTAAACTCTACATTTCTGTTTTCTGAAAGCCTCTTCTTCTAACTTTGCTAAATTGACGCTAATATTTGATCGATTCGGCATATCCTGTATTATACAAAAGATGTTTGTGTACTGCTACCAGACTGCTTAGAAAGTAAAACTCTCTTTATGTTTACTCCAAAATGCATTTCATTGAAATTTCTCGGCCCTTGTTTTAGAGgcttcaatttatatatatatatataaaccgagTTTCAACTTCGAATTGGCatagaattatgacacgtggagtgaacccataaattttaaacattgaactgttcttttaagtaaaaaaaaccgtcgaattttaaaggttgaaccagttttataataattttaataaatttattatgctttaatgaaaagatgATGAGTGTGAAATTttatgagaccaaaataaagactcacattatagcattaagtgtcattatagccgcattaagtggtaagattttttttaaaaaaattataattaaaaatatcatatcatataattttacacattttttaacttataataaaaagtatgatgaagatgtgtttaaattctgaaattaatgaaaaatcctgCAAGTTATGAGCTAGTTATATAACCAAGGAGTATAGCATAGCCTTCAACTATGGGTAAAACACTTCGATGCTTGATATTAAATAATTTCATGTGTTTGGGTGGGAGTTTCAGGTTACAATGAAGTCTGACCTTGGCGATAATCTTCGAGGCCGGAGTAAGACCTCGGCAGTTGCTTGAGCCTTCAGCAAATAAAACCAATTTAAGCATCATTCACTAAAATCATTTATGTCCAGGCAAGTATTTCCTTCCCTTTAATTGGACCATGCTAACATAGATGTCTCATAATATCCCTTCCCCTCCACCCTCTTCCACATGAGAGTCCCCTTCCTCAACTACGTGGCTGATGTGTCCAGCCGCATGTTCAAGATACGGTTGCCGCAATGTTCCGAGTAGAAATTGATTTTCCGGAGAACTCGGAAGCTCTCTACACAGATCGACTAATACTCCAACTTCGCCGGCAGATTAAACCTCTACGGCAAGGCCACTTCGTATACTCAATGCTGTCGGGTAAACCTCAAACCCGTGTAAAGCACTCCCTCCAAATGCCACCAAAACCAAAGCCATTACCACATGAGCCAACCCTCATGGCTAACAGTCGCAAATATAATAGAGTAAAATCATAAAGACAGCAGACACTGAAGAAAACATACGACAATCGTTTTAAGGGCTTTTTAACTGTCAATTATGCTTTGAAGTCGGTAGATAATAGGACACATGTATCAACCCAAGAGGTTGAGATAAATCCCAATTTaaccccaaataaaaattgaaattattttgCACTCTGACCCAAAAGTATGTGGATAAGTAGCATCCGATATGCATTCCATTTACTTGATATAATACAGCTTGTTTCGCAAAGTAATTCAGACTGAGCCCCCcaagtcagaaaaagaaaaaagaaaaagaaaaagaaaaagaaaatatataaaaatgaagcTAAGAGGAGTTATtggataaaagaaaagaaaattaaaatcctACTTTCTAACCAAAATGGCTATCTTCGCTCGTGGGTTCTTGACCCAGACAGAAACCTCCCAGAATCAACAGAGCTTCTACCTTTCGACTCTCCGTGTTTTTCTTCCTTGTGATCAAGAGCCAACTTTTGCTTCCGCAGCATCTCATCAGCATATCGCCGCCACAAGACTTCCCTCTCTTTCCTTGGCATCTTGTTATATCTCGGATCAGGCTTTAGAAGACGTTTAGCCGTCGACCATGAATGGAGGGCGGTTTTCCCATCTTCTGTCTCTCGGGAAGCCGCTTCAGCAGTCAGGACTTCAGCTAACAAAGCTCTGAAATCGTGTACACatcgctaaaaaaaaaaaacaaaaaaatcacagaTATCATTAACTTCAAGGTTGGTTGATTCATGCATCCACTCGATGAGCTAAAATAATGATGTGCAAATTGCTTAAACTACAAATGAATCAGACGCATTTACAAAGTGGGTCAGGTCATGTCAGCCACAGCTTCAACCAAATGCATATTTCATCCACAATACAGATAAATCTTTAGTTACTGAAGAGTGTGAGAGGTTTCAGTTTAATATTGCTCTGAAACCTCGATACTCTTGAGTTAGCATGTGTAGACCTTGCCCAATGCAATCAAAATATCAAGatagcaaaaaaaaacaaataaacactTCTAAACAGTTTTGAACATAAAATTTACACATTAAGATATGCAAATGaaattttaagataaaatataGATGAAGTCAAATTCATACACTGCATCTTGTTTCGTAATTTATCCgctattaattattattttcaacttAAGGGGAAAACATGGCTTATATCATTCGTACGAGAATAGAAAGGGCCGGAGTGGTAATCTGCAAAGAAGGGGAGAAAGGATAGGAAAGATAGATCAGATTAGTTTCAGTGCAATGGCCGCTTCCACCTGGCCTCTTTGAGGCCCAGGCATAAGGATTCTACCTAGCCTCCTTTGTATGACATAGTAAGCTGCCTCCTGGTTTAATCCCTGAGAGGATTGATAGTCTTGGGGCTCCAGTATCACACAAAATGGATAGCACTGCCACCCACCCCCTACTTGTTACTATGTTtaactaaaatacaaaaataacctATCTGAACCTAAACCACCGAGGCACAGACTATTCCAGCTGAACAAGCTGTAAATTCTAGAAGTAAAATATCTGCacaaaattttgattatttttttttctttaaaagtaaTCCAATCTCATAAAGAAATGCGGAGGGGTGCAACCAAGCACACAAGAACTATAGAAGAGAAACACCCaattaagaaaaagaacacAACAATAAATTCTAAGAAACTAGAAAAAAACTGTAAGCAACCATCCAAACATAGAAATTTGAACATAATAGCTTTTAACTATCACCGtcctctcacaatcttcaaagttACGAGCATTGcattctctccaaatacaccacattaagcatAGAGGAATCATCATCCAAACTTCTAAATTGCAATGTCTTCCAAATTGACCTCTCAAAGAAGCCAACGACTCCACCACTCATTGGGGCATGACCCACTCCATCCTAAGTAGACGGAAGATCAATTCCCACGTCTCTGGCTACTTTTCAATGGAGCAAAAGATGATCAACAATTTCCTcacttcttacacatacaaagCAATCCACCACTATGATGTCCCTCTTTCTCAAGTAATCCATACTTAGAATCTTCTCTAAAGCTGTCATCCACATTAAGAATGTCACTCTCGAAGGAGCCTTATTTCTCTAAATGCTCTTCCTCctcttccaaggaaagggagagcctttgggggggggggggaattagCG contains the following coding sequences:
- the LOC133870952 gene encoding uncharacterized protein LOC133870952, encoding MTEKVAPPAKPLSPQDWESLIDDFQYGGPRRNKWSSLYPVPSLLELALSSILKRDFPLKLHLLLFLEEFCDALFISQEPQFLDRLLEALRLIVQSPLDGTHITFTLKDQMLVSTTSIFITLDVFHRFGIRYTETLVELLLIIVNRPNHGADRQTRAVACECLRELERFHPCLLSDIAGHLWSLCQNERTHASQSYILLFTWVIHNIVTNKSSVSILNTSLPLVPFNVPQSLLLDGSSNSANTGLNYKELRRAMAFLLESPQVLTPCGMAEFMAMMTPVAVALDLQASMLKVQFFGMLCSYDPMLCHVVLMLYLQFSDAFDGQEGEIAGRLLLISRQVQHNLVFRLLALHWLMGFNQLISSREVNKKKAMVVEMGLSFYPRVFDPLALKALKLDLLAFCAVCMESLTSEIASDAGKSGEKLFGDGIVSVSAFQWLPPASTETAVAFRAFRKFLIGGSSHSDADPSTTGILMESTIFNTLQKMLVEMILEHQRLVPEIVAFIDRLLGCQKHCWLGERLLQTLDENLLPKVLIDYKLISCFPIFDRIAANNTIPPSGLLELLTKFMVFLVEKHGSDTGLKSWSQGSKVLGVCRTMLMHHHSSRLFLRLSRLLAFTCLYFPDLEVRDNARIYLRMLICVPGKKLRDMLNIGEQLLGISPPHSSSFFNIQSPRTSYDLKKSRNISSYVHLERIIPLLVKQSWSLSLSTLGVGSNKPGYLEDIRDSEAPVEEREIDGSTDIQIPETERTDRPQEPLRVMDSKISEILGTLRTYFSCIPDYRHLPGIKVRISCTLRFESEPFNRISGVDSTSSGLDRVDALPAMYATVLNFSSSAPYGSIPSCHIPFLLGEPPRNDIVLVEDGSGEEESFRAPVTIELEPREPTPGLVDVFIETNSENGQIIRAQLHSITIGIEDMFLQAIAPFDIPKEAIPGYYSDLFSALWEACGTSNIGWETFPLKGGKGVAAISGTQSVKLLEVPATYLIQATERHLAHFVVSVIGEPLNNIVKDGGMIRDVIWKDVASESSLEASTSITGLDQAPLHLTYFAGEDERENLVSTNKRNMGCFLILIFLPPRFHLLFQMEVCDVSTLVRIRTDHWPCLAYIDDYLEALFLT